The Lycium ferocissimum isolate CSIRO_LF1 chromosome 1, AGI_CSIRO_Lferr_CH_V1, whole genome shotgun sequence genome includes a region encoding these proteins:
- the LOC132067311 gene encoding uncharacterized protein LOC132067311 gives MELSMSSTGNEVMPVYDPCKGKDKQEPKKWSKFVPKSNNKESMNVNASPVKFTTKVSKKQSMKATSFQDNKSRKSTLKEMQEREYPFLDSDVPEIFDELLELKLIELPEMKRPNEAGRTNDPNYCKYHRLVGHPFEKCFVFKDKVMQLANENKITQLMMRRRRRCKTSPRKESSTQPTRKRMVRRLRKQKSVERPKKEKVEENYHQEPRRPVTLGEFLPSWFRNKTARDNIEASCFNADKEEANDESLSTLSLSSSEELAESSSKEVHTCDTRITFTDDDLLLGETLHNRPLYMVGYALEKRINRILIDDGSGVNILPIRTMKELGITTEELSESRLMIQGFNQGGQRAIGAVKVDITIEDLRSSAWMHVIDAKTSYNMLLGRPWIHENKVVPSSYYQCLKYLEGGVEKKIVALMISHSLKKSSHTSSMRSST, from the exons ATGGAATTGAGCATGTCTTCTACTGGGAATGAAGTAATGCCTGTCTATGACCCTTGCAAAGGAAAGGACAAGCAGGAACCCAAGAAATGGAGCAAGTTCGTtcctaagagtaacaacaaagAATCTATGAACGTCAATGCCTCGCCCGTAAAGTTTACTACGAAGGTGAGCAAGAAGCAGAGTATGAAAGCAACTTCCTTCCAAGATAACAAAAGTCGAAAGTCGACCTTGAAGGAGATGCAAGAAAGAGAATACCCCTTCCTAGATTCTGATGTCCCTGAAATTTTTGATGAACTACTTGAGCTGAAACTCATTGAGTTACCAGAGATGAAGCGGCCCAATGAAGCTGGAAGAACAAACGACCCGAACTATTGCAAGTATCATCGACTTGTGGGTCACCCTTTTGAGAAGTGCTTTGTCTTCAAGGACAAAGTTATGCAGTTGGCTAATGAAAATAAGATTACGCAATTGATGATGAGAAG GCGGAGACGCTGTAAAACAAGTCCACGAAAAGAATCATCTACACAACCAACAAGGAAAAGGATGGTCAGAAGACTAAGGAAGCAGAAATCAGTTGAGCGTccgaagaaagaaaaagtagagGAGAACTACCACCAAGAACCACGACGTCCTGTGACTTTGGGGGAATTCCTACCAAGCTGGTTCCGCAATAAGACTGCTCGAGACAACATTGAGGCATCATGCTTCAATGCTGATAAAGAGGAAGCAAATGATGAAAGCCTATCAACATTGTCTCTGTCATCATCTGAAGAGCTCGCCGAATCTTCTTCGAAAGAGGTACACACATGTGATACAAGAATCACATTCACAGATGACGATCTTCTACTTGGTGAAACACTACATAATCGCCCATTATACATGGTGGGTTATGCCCTCGAGAAGAGGATAAACAGAATATTGATAGATGATGGATCTGGAGTTAACATTCTTCCTATTCGTACAATGAAGGAACTTGGCATCACAACTGAAGAACTTTCTGAAAGCCGCTTGATGATACAAGGATTCAATCAAGGGGGGCAACGAGCCATAGGTGCTGTCAAAGTAGATATCACCATCGAAGATTTGCGATCAAGTGCATGGATGCATGTCATCGACGCAAAGACTTCGTATAATATGTTGCTTGGCAGGCCATGGATACACGAGAACAAAGTTGTCCCATCCTCCTACTATCAGTGTTTGAAGTATCTCGAAGGCGGTGTCGAAAAGAAGATAGTTGCTTTGATGATAAGCCATTCTTTGAAGAAGAGCAGTCACACTTCGTCGATGCGAAGTTCTACTTGA